One Roseimaritima multifibrata DNA window includes the following coding sequences:
- a CDS encoding exonuclease/endonuclease/phosphatase family protein codes for MRSVIVLIVCIAAGVYFFRNFTVDGLEGLKVRSRGEAELAASDPQDDLTGYLTSSKPWQAQSGGQTPAAGGQNSGAFPTTSTDSNQQGFSSNWLASSSSPRTPVTSPAAANAGTSDTGGSRLSRRVRIASWGLGGFNEEKAAKPHVMDLLARVLRTFDVIAIQQLTGRERDLLPRIIEHVNRTGRRYDFLIGPPAARGSNPYGAEEQLAFVFDTEKIVTDRSQFYTVDDPGQALTHDPIVGWFRVVGPSPDKAWTFTLVNVRIEVEAARREVAALPAVYTAVSQDGRNEDDTLLIGLFQADDAYLLPTLGESRMVAAVEATPTDIFGRHQTQNLLIPRGATTEFLGGAGIVNFLRIHNLTLAECEELTPNLPIYAEFSPVEGE; via the coding sequence ATGCGGAGTGTAATCGTCCTGATCGTCTGCATTGCTGCCGGCGTCTACTTCTTTCGAAACTTCACGGTCGATGGCCTGGAAGGGCTAAAAGTACGGTCGCGTGGTGAAGCCGAACTTGCGGCCTCCGATCCGCAAGACGACCTGACAGGGTACCTGACCAGTTCGAAACCATGGCAGGCCCAAAGCGGCGGGCAAACTCCGGCGGCCGGCGGACAGAACTCGGGAGCCTTTCCGACGACCTCGACCGATTCGAACCAGCAAGGCTTTTCTTCCAACTGGTTAGCAAGTTCCTCGTCGCCCCGAACTCCGGTCACCTCGCCTGCCGCCGCAAACGCTGGCACCTCCGATACCGGTGGCAGCAGACTTTCGCGGCGCGTCCGGATCGCATCCTGGGGCCTGGGCGGTTTCAATGAAGAGAAAGCGGCAAAGCCCCATGTGATGGATTTGCTTGCCCGAGTCCTACGGACGTTCGATGTCATCGCCATCCAGCAGCTGACCGGCCGGGAGCGTGACCTCCTGCCTCGAATCATCGAACATGTCAATCGCACGGGCCGGCGATACGATTTTCTGATCGGTCCACCAGCCGCCAGAGGAAGCAATCCGTACGGAGCCGAAGAGCAACTGGCGTTCGTATTTGACACCGAAAAAATCGTTACCGACCGCAGCCAGTTCTATACCGTCGACGATCCTGGCCAAGCGCTGACTCACGATCCGATCGTGGGCTGGTTCCGTGTTGTTGGTCCAAGCCCCGACAAAGCCTGGACCTTCACCTTGGTGAACGTACGGATCGAAGTGGAGGCCGCCCGGCGTGAGGTCGCGGCCCTCCCGGCCGTCTACACCGCGGTCTCCCAAGACGGCCGCAACGAAGACGACACCCTGCTGATCGGTCTGTTTCAAGCCGACGATGCCTACCTCCTCCCCACGCTTGGCGAATCTCGAATGGTCGCGGCGGTCGAGGCAACTCCTACCGATATTTTTGGCCGGCACCAAACGCAGAACCTCCTGATTCCACGCGGCGCCACGACCGAATTCTTGGGTGGCGCGGGCATCGTCAATTTTCTGCGAATCCACAACCTGACGCTCGCAGAATGTGAAGAGCTAACGCCAAACCTGCCCATCTACGCAGAATTCTCGCCCGTCGAAGGGGAGTAA
- the ribA gene encoding GTP cyclohydrolase II: MLDLNSDSSDGLFSSVPEAVDAIRNGEVVIVVDAEDRENEGDFICAAEKATPEAINFMLSGRGQLCVSVLPEVCRRLELVPVASQNDAPLHTAFMTPIDIRSAKTGITASERAQTIRQMANPEAAVADFVRPGHVFPLLAKEGGVLRRAGHTEAAVDLARMAGLTSAGCLCEILDSNGERATRDTLREIAAKNDLKIISIEQLIAHRRVSEKLVQRAAEAKLPTRYGNFTIIVYDVDYEAQEPIALITGDLTADGPPPLVRMHSSCFTGDLIESLRCDCGDQLEMALQMISAEGRGALIYLPQEGRGIGLAQKIRAYHLQDQGLDTVEANHALGFKADIRDYGVGLQILKDLGLSEIRLLTNNPKKTEAFNLRGFDLKVVDQVPILPTANEHNAKYLQTKREKMGHKIPEN, from the coding sequence ATGCTTGATTTGAATTCCGATTCGTCCGATGGCCTTTTCAGCTCTGTCCCAGAAGCGGTCGATGCGATTCGCAATGGCGAAGTCGTTATCGTGGTCGATGCGGAAGACCGGGAAAACGAAGGGGATTTCATCTGCGCCGCCGAAAAAGCAACACCGGAAGCGATCAACTTCATGCTTTCGGGCCGCGGCCAATTATGCGTTTCGGTACTGCCCGAAGTGTGCCGACGCCTGGAATTAGTCCCGGTCGCCTCGCAAAACGATGCCCCCCTGCATACGGCGTTTATGACGCCAATCGATATCCGCTCAGCGAAAACGGGGATCACCGCATCCGAACGAGCTCAAACGATCCGCCAAATGGCCAACCCGGAAGCGGCTGTTGCCGATTTCGTGCGGCCCGGACATGTCTTTCCGTTGCTCGCCAAAGAGGGCGGAGTCCTACGCAGGGCAGGGCACACGGAAGCGGCCGTTGACCTAGCGAGGATGGCGGGGCTGACGTCCGCCGGTTGCCTTTGCGAAATCCTTGATTCCAACGGTGAACGGGCGACTCGCGACACCCTTCGCGAAATCGCAGCCAAAAATGATCTAAAAATCATCAGCATCGAACAACTGATCGCTCACCGACGCGTCAGTGAGAAATTGGTCCAACGAGCCGCCGAAGCCAAACTGCCGACTCGATACGGCAATTTTACGATCATCGTCTACGACGTGGACTACGAAGCCCAGGAACCGATCGCTTTGATCACCGGCGACCTAACCGCCGACGGGCCTCCGCCGCTGGTTCGAATGCATAGCAGTTGCTTCACCGGTGATTTAATCGAATCGCTGCGTTGCGACTGTGGCGACCAATTGGAAATGGCATTGCAAATGATCAGCGCCGAAGGGCGTGGCGCGTTGATCTACCTGCCTCAGGAAGGACGTGGCATCGGGCTGGCACAAAAAATTCGCGCCTACCACCTCCAAGATCAAGGCCTTGATACGGTCGAAGCCAACCATGCGCTCGGTTTCAAAGCCGACATCCGCGACTACGGCGTCGGCCTACAGATCCTAAAAGACCTGGGACTAAGCGAAATCCGCTTGCTGACCAATAACCCGAAAAAGACCGAAGCCTTCAATCTGAGAGGTTTCGATCTGAAGGTCGTGGATCAGGTCCCAATCCTGCCGACCGCAAACGAGCACAACGCAAAGTACCTGCAAACCAAGCGGGAAAAAATGGGACACAAGATCCCCGAGAACTAA
- a CDS encoding RecQ family ATP-dependent DNA helicase has translation MKTSESLDGARSVLRDRFGLSDFKPGQQKVIESLLAGRSAAAVFPTGGGKSLCYQLPSQLFPDTTVVVSPLIALMKDQCDALQARGISAARLDSSLSQEEWRQTMEGIRSGQTKILYVAPERFFNERFRATLETLKISLFAIDEAHCISQWGHNFRPDYLKLAELTKEMEIPLVLALTATATPEVLSDIQNAFEIKDVDAVRTPFYRPNLQLRSNVLPSEQHYPVLLERIRGRERGPTLVYVTVQKAAEEIAEKLSQDGLNATAYHAGMDTADRTRIQQQFLESDDGIVVATIAFGMGIDKANIRYVYHYNPSKSLEAYAQEIGRAGRDGSDSICEMLLVPEDRIVLENFTYGDIPTAGAVRMLFERIAGQSESFFISHYKLSAETDVRMLVLRTLLTYLELDGYLKGTSPRYDSYEFRPKVTSKSILAHFEGEKREFITGILASSVKRKTWFGLPLAVTARRLKTDRARIVKAVDFMAERGWMEVRVSDLVHGYSKLKPIEDPEALADRYYERLQQREESEIGRLGQVLDLATAQVCQARTLSEHFGETLEEDCGRCSACLGEGPLALPVSQAQGIGSSASDAIARIVDEHPDLLSDPRAQARFLCGLSSPKFVSKRLTRDPHYGVCNHVPFARVLEALRQ, from the coding sequence ATGAAGACTTCAGAATCGCTTGACGGTGCGCGGTCGGTGCTCCGTGATCGCTTTGGACTCTCGGATTTTAAACCGGGACAACAGAAGGTTATCGAATCTTTGCTTGCGGGAAGGAGTGCGGCGGCCGTCTTCCCGACGGGAGGAGGAAAATCACTTTGCTATCAACTGCCAAGCCAGTTGTTTCCGGACACCACCGTGGTTGTCTCTCCTTTGATCGCCTTGATGAAGGACCAATGTGACGCCCTGCAGGCCCGAGGCATCTCGGCAGCACGATTGGATTCATCGTTGTCCCAGGAGGAATGGCGGCAGACGATGGAAGGGATTCGCAGCGGGCAAACGAAGATCCTTTATGTTGCACCGGAGCGGTTTTTCAACGAGCGATTTCGCGCCACATTGGAAACGCTTAAAATTTCTTTGTTCGCAATCGACGAAGCCCACTGCATTAGTCAGTGGGGGCATAATTTCCGTCCCGATTATCTGAAATTGGCGGAACTGACGAAGGAAATGGAGATCCCGCTGGTCTTGGCATTGACGGCGACCGCGACTCCGGAGGTGCTGTCTGATATCCAAAACGCGTTTGAAATCAAAGACGTGGATGCCGTTCGAACGCCGTTCTATCGTCCAAATTTACAATTGCGAAGCAACGTGCTGCCTAGCGAACAGCATTACCCTGTGTTGTTGGAACGGATTCGCGGGCGCGAACGAGGCCCGACGTTGGTCTATGTCACCGTGCAAAAGGCGGCTGAGGAGATCGCTGAGAAACTAAGCCAAGATGGATTGAATGCGACGGCGTACCACGCGGGGATGGATACCGCCGATCGGACGCGTATTCAACAACAGTTTCTTGAGTCCGACGATGGAATCGTTGTCGCCACGATCGCCTTTGGGATGGGGATCGACAAAGCGAACATCCGTTATGTCTACCATTACAATCCGTCTAAGTCACTGGAAGCATATGCCCAGGAGATTGGCCGGGCAGGACGCGACGGTAGTGATTCGATCTGCGAAATGTTGCTGGTGCCAGAGGACCGGATCGTTTTGGAGAATTTCACCTATGGCGATATCCCGACCGCCGGTGCGGTACGAATGCTGTTCGAACGGATCGCAGGGCAGTCCGAATCCTTTTTCATTAGCCACTACAAACTTTCCGCTGAAACCGATGTCCGGATGTTGGTCCTGCGAACCTTGCTGACCTATCTGGAACTGGATGGTTACCTCAAAGGAACATCGCCCCGATACGATTCTTACGAATTCCGTCCCAAGGTGACGTCCAAGTCGATCTTGGCTCATTTTGAGGGAGAGAAAAGGGAGTTTATCACCGGGATTCTGGCTTCAAGTGTCAAACGTAAGACATGGTTCGGTTTGCCTCTGGCGGTGACAGCACGGCGATTGAAGACCGATCGCGCCCGGATTGTCAAAGCGGTCGATTTTATGGCCGAACGCGGGTGGATGGAGGTCCGCGTTTCTGATTTGGTCCATGGATATAGCAAGTTGAAACCGATCGAAGATCCCGAAGCGCTTGCGGATCGCTACTACGAACGTTTGCAGCAGCGGGAGGAAAGTGAAATTGGTCGGTTGGGTCAAGTGCTGGACCTTGCTACCGCTCAGGTTTGCCAGGCGCGAACGCTTTCAGAGCATTTTGGAGAAACGCTAGAGGAGGATTGTGGCCGCTGTTCTGCGTGTCTGGGGGAAGGTCCGTTAGCGCTGCCCGTCTCCCAGGCACAGGGAATCGGCAGCAGCGCTTCCGACGCGATTGCCAGGATTGTTGATGAACATCCCGATTTGCTTTCCGATCCTCGCGCCCAGGCTCGGTTCCTCTGTGGCCTTAGTTCACCCAAATTTGTTTCGAAGCGACTGACCAGAGACCCACACTACGGCGTCTGTAACCATGTGCCGTTCGCACGGGTGCTTGAGGCCCTGCGGCAATAG
- a CDS encoding extracellular solute-binding protein, translating to MLSRRAFWGCCIFSAVMVFGCVPKPAGEVVVYSALDREFAAPILSAFHRETDKQITPVPKYDVESTKTIGLVNRILAEQEAPVCDLFWNNEILHTVRLQKKGLLQPHDWKVGSDWPPSMQASDKTWCGFAARGRVLIVNTDLLPDESEWPNSVSELADPKWKDRCAIARPLFGTTATHAAILDVSMGTEAAAEFFKKVAANAYVLSGNKQVALGVAGGQMAWGLTDTDDAIIERDAGMPVAIVFPDQQPGQPGALRIPNTLAILKNAPHPVAAAKLADYLMQAKTEDRLAMGLSAQIPVSKEAEVRPHVLPDRPVRWMEVDFESAADRWEGLAPQLEVIFTSVDEL from the coding sequence ATGTTGAGTCGACGTGCTTTTTGGGGATGTTGCATCTTTTCGGCAGTCATGGTCTTTGGCTGTGTACCCAAACCTGCCGGGGAGGTCGTTGTTTACAGTGCCCTCGATCGTGAATTCGCTGCGCCTATTCTTAGTGCGTTTCATCGCGAAACGGATAAGCAGATCACCCCCGTTCCTAAGTATGACGTGGAATCGACCAAGACCATTGGGTTGGTCAATCGGATCCTGGCCGAGCAGGAGGCGCCTGTCTGCGATCTGTTCTGGAACAATGAAATCCTGCATACCGTACGCTTGCAAAAAAAAGGATTGTTGCAGCCTCATGACTGGAAAGTCGGTTCCGATTGGCCTCCTTCGATGCAGGCAAGCGACAAAACCTGGTGCGGTTTTGCGGCTCGTGGCAGAGTCTTGATCGTCAATACCGACCTGCTTCCCGATGAATCCGAGTGGCCCAATTCGGTTTCAGAATTGGCCGATCCGAAGTGGAAAGACCGATGTGCGATCGCTCGACCTCTTTTCGGGACGACCGCAACACATGCCGCGATCCTTGACGTTTCGATGGGAACTGAAGCGGCGGCCGAGTTCTTCAAAAAGGTCGCTGCAAACGCCTATGTCCTTTCTGGAAATAAGCAGGTGGCACTAGGGGTTGCAGGGGGGCAGATGGCATGGGGCCTGACCGATACCGACGACGCGATCATCGAACGGGATGCGGGAATGCCGGTCGCTATTGTTTTTCCCGACCAACAGCCGGGGCAGCCGGGAGCATTGCGAATTCCCAATACGCTTGCGATTCTAAAAAATGCTCCTCATCCTGTGGCTGCCGCTAAGTTGGCCGATTATTTAATGCAGGCCAAAACCGAAGATCGTTTGGCCATGGGATTAAGTGCCCAAATTCCGGTATCCAAGGAGGCGGAGGTCCGCCCCCACGTGTTGCCCGACCGTCCTGTTCGCTGGATGGAGGTCGACTTCGAATCCGCTGCCGATCGTTGGGAAGGTCTTGCTCCGCAGTTGGAAGTTATCTTTACTTCCGTCGACGAACTATAG
- a CDS encoding sugar phosphate isomerase/epimerase family protein: MTTLRWSTEEDVEAYRRHGFSAAGLWRPKLDELGIEKTAELFAENGMSVSSLSWAGGFTGSDGRGHDEAIEDAIEAVRAAEILGADTLIVLAGGHNNHIHGHAMRLLRHGLEVICEEAALTDLSIALEPIHPGCGSEWSFVGDIETTLDVVESMPESNVGLVLDAYHLAMNINSQEELDLLENVLPMVRLVQLGDARQTPLGEQNRCLLGEGRVPLQELITMLERSGYDGYYEVELIGEDVEPLPYEQVLQHTRAYFEDRLARMQ, from the coding sequence TTGACCACATTACGTTGGTCCACCGAAGAAGACGTTGAAGCCTATCGCCGACACGGTTTTTCGGCCGCGGGTCTCTGGCGCCCCAAACTGGACGAACTGGGGATCGAGAAGACTGCCGAACTGTTCGCTGAAAACGGCATGTCGGTTTCCAGTTTATCGTGGGCTGGTGGTTTCACCGGTAGCGATGGGCGAGGCCACGACGAAGCGATCGAGGATGCGATCGAAGCGGTTCGGGCGGCCGAGATTCTTGGTGCCGACACATTGATTGTCTTGGCCGGTGGACACAACAATCATATCCATGGCCATGCAATGCGATTGCTCCGGCACGGACTGGAAGTGATCTGCGAAGAAGCCGCACTGACCGATCTTTCGATCGCGTTGGAACCGATTCATCCTGGCTGCGGCAGTGAGTGGTCGTTCGTTGGCGACATCGAAACAACGCTGGATGTTGTTGAATCGATGCCCGAATCGAATGTCGGCTTGGTCCTGGACGCCTATCACTTGGCGATGAACATCAATTCGCAGGAAGAGCTTGACCTTCTGGAAAACGTCTTGCCGATGGTTCGCCTAGTCCAACTAGGGGACGCAAGGCAAACGCCCTTGGGTGAACAGAATCGATGCTTGCTTGGCGAAGGACGCGTTCCGCTGCAAGAACTGATCACGATGCTAGAGCGATCGGGTTACGACGGTTACTACGAAGTCGAACTCATTGGCGAAGATGTCGAACCGCTCCCGTACGAACAGGTCTTGCAACACACCCGCGCCTACTTCGAAGATCGACTAGCCAGAATGCAGTGA
- a CDS encoding DUF1553 domain-containing protein gives MEIFESKIRPALIEHCIRCHGAEKQQGGLRLDAAEGWKEGGDTGEAIVAGMPAASLLLTAIEYEDSGLEMPPKGILPKETIEAFREWIRLGAPDPRTVNASEGDGDNRNEKTGPPSVEEGRQFWAFQPLRHPEVPADDSDQWSATPIDRFIRRGHLAAGIQPVPDASREALLRRVSFDLTGLPPSAVEVEQFLQDESPDAYGNLVDRLLNSKAYGERWGRNWLGVVRYAESSGGGRTLLFPDAWRYRDYVIDAFNDDMPYDQFVKEQIAGDLLPAENWQDRRRQLIATAFLLLGPTNYERQDKDVLEMDVVDEQLDTLGKSMLGMTIGCARCHDHKFDPIPMKDYYAMAGILKSTKAMIHSNVSQWNKVTLPVSPEEEAEISVQQKKLDEAIKVLTQIDKQIAEAKVALVAAGGTLEEENAPRKNRSFSPDELTGLVVDNLQAELIGEWMESAHIKYFVGENYVHDQNDAFGEKRIRFRPELKQAGEYEVRIAYNSDSGRTRKAQVEIEHQGGKTLIEVNQRKTPEIDGVLHSLGRYSFDPADGPSVTLWNHAKGGGVLIGDAVVFVPVSQEEQVAEQEAVEVPASEALVMARKKLTELDAALKRQRSAVDALKAHLPRRPVAMAAVDGEDAGDIHLAIRGVVHNQGALTPRGVMQVASDQPCPEIPKGQSGRVELAEWIGDPQNPLTARVMVNRIWGWLFGDGIVSTVDNFGSMGQLPTDPELLDYLASEFISEGWSVKQLVRQMVMSRVYRLGTARSADQLAIDPDNRLHWRMDRKRLRAGDIRDALLAVSGQLDLTYGGKNMKPGTSSEYGYRFESPRRSVYVPVFRNTLPEMFEVFDFPDPNIQTGARNESTIASQALLLMNHPFVIEQSRLAAENLLQSGPSATEQRIDQAFRQVLGRSPSDAEMLLMGEPLVDAIDGEQASDDEKSLDRWTSLYHLLFQSVDFRYLQ, from the coding sequence ATGGAGATCTTTGAAAGTAAGATTCGTCCAGCATTGATTGAACATTGCATCCGATGCCACGGCGCCGAAAAGCAACAAGGGGGGCTTCGTTTGGACGCCGCGGAAGGATGGAAGGAAGGAGGCGATACCGGGGAAGCGATTGTTGCCGGGATGCCCGCTGCAAGTCTGTTGCTGACCGCAATCGAATACGAAGATTCCGGGCTTGAAATGCCTCCCAAAGGAATTCTACCGAAAGAGACGATCGAAGCTTTTCGCGAATGGATCCGCTTAGGAGCCCCCGACCCTCGAACAGTGAATGCTAGTGAAGGCGACGGCGATAACCGCAATGAGAAAACAGGCCCGCCCAGCGTGGAAGAGGGACGGCAGTTTTGGGCCTTCCAGCCACTGCGTCATCCGGAAGTGCCTGCTGATGATTCGGACCAATGGTCTGCGACCCCAATCGACCGGTTCATCCGCCGAGGGCATCTTGCTGCAGGAATCCAGCCGGTACCGGATGCTTCGCGTGAGGCCCTGTTGCGACGCGTTAGCTTTGATCTGACGGGCTTGCCACCTTCGGCAGTAGAAGTCGAACAGTTCTTGCAGGATGAATCGCCGGATGCCTATGGCAACTTGGTGGACCGTTTGCTGAATTCGAAAGCTTATGGGGAACGCTGGGGACGGAACTGGCTAGGAGTCGTCCGGTATGCTGAATCAAGTGGAGGGGGACGGACGCTGTTGTTTCCCGACGCTTGGCGGTATCGCGATTATGTGATCGACGCATTTAACGATGACATGCCATACGACCAATTTGTCAAAGAGCAAATTGCCGGAGACCTGCTGCCAGCGGAGAATTGGCAAGACCGGCGTCGTCAATTGATTGCGACGGCATTCTTGCTTCTCGGACCGACGAACTACGAACGGCAAGATAAAGATGTCCTGGAAATGGATGTCGTCGATGAGCAGTTGGACACGCTTGGAAAAAGCATGTTGGGAATGACGATCGGCTGTGCACGCTGCCATGATCATAAGTTTGATCCGATTCCCATGAAGGATTACTACGCGATGGCGGGGATCCTCAAAAGCACAAAAGCGATGATCCATTCCAATGTCTCGCAGTGGAATAAGGTCACCCTTCCTGTTTCCCCCGAAGAAGAAGCTGAAATCTCGGTCCAGCAGAAAAAACTGGATGAAGCGATCAAAGTATTAACTCAGATCGACAAACAGATCGCTGAGGCGAAGGTCGCCCTGGTCGCCGCGGGAGGGACGCTTGAGGAGGAGAACGCTCCGCGAAAAAACCGCAGCTTTTCTCCTGACGAGCTGACCGGATTGGTTGTGGATAATCTGCAAGCTGAATTGATAGGCGAATGGATGGAATCGGCACACATCAAATATTTTGTCGGTGAGAATTATGTCCACGACCAAAATGACGCGTTCGGCGAAAAACGTATCCGCTTTCGCCCTGAGTTAAAACAAGCTGGCGAATACGAAGTCCGAATCGCGTATAACTCCGATTCAGGACGCACGAGGAAAGCTCAGGTGGAAATCGAACACCAAGGGGGCAAGACGCTGATTGAGGTCAACCAACGGAAAACGCCTGAGATCGATGGAGTCCTGCATTCGCTTGGACGTTATTCATTTGATCCTGCGGATGGTCCCTCGGTCACGCTTTGGAATCATGCCAAAGGTGGTGGGGTCTTGATTGGGGATGCGGTGGTCTTTGTTCCTGTTTCACAGGAGGAGCAGGTTGCGGAACAGGAAGCCGTTGAAGTTCCTGCCAGCGAAGCCCTGGTGATGGCGAGGAAGAAATTGACGGAACTGGATGCCGCCCTTAAAAGGCAGCGTTCGGCTGTGGATGCCCTCAAGGCACATTTGCCACGACGCCCCGTTGCGATGGCCGCCGTCGATGGGGAGGACGCTGGCGATATTCATCTAGCGATTCGAGGCGTCGTTCACAATCAGGGGGCGTTGACCCCGCGCGGTGTGATGCAGGTCGCTTCCGATCAGCCTTGCCCCGAAATCCCCAAGGGACAAAGTGGGCGAGTCGAATTGGCTGAATGGATTGGCGATCCGCAAAATCCTTTGACGGCGAGGGTTATGGTAAACCGAATTTGGGGATGGTTGTTCGGAGATGGGATCGTATCAACGGTTGATAACTTTGGCAGCATGGGGCAGTTGCCCACCGATCCGGAACTTCTTGACTATTTGGCGAGCGAATTCATTTCCGAAGGTTGGTCGGTCAAACAGTTGGTCCGGCAAATGGTAATGTCTCGAGTCTACCGACTGGGAACTGCACGCAGTGCAGACCAGCTTGCAATTGATCCAGATAATCGGTTGCACTGGAGGATGGATCGCAAGCGACTGCGTGCTGGCGACATTCGCGATGCTTTGTTGGCTGTCAGCGGGCAGTTGGATTTGACTTATGGCGGCAAAAATATGAAACCAGGCACGTCTTCCGAATATGGGTATCGATTCGAAAGTCCGCGACGCAGCGTTTATGTACCGGTCTTTCGCAATACTCTTCCGGAGATGTTCGAGGTCTTCGATTTCCCCGATCCAAACATTCAGACGGGGGCTCGCAACGAAAGCACAATCGCCTCTCAAGCGTTGTTGTTAATGAACCATCCGTTTGTAATTGAGCAATCACGTTTGGCGGCTGAAAACCTGTTGCAGTCGGGACCTTCGGCAACCGAGCAACGTATCGATCAAGCGTTTCGGCAAGTCCTCGGACGTTCCCCAAGCGATGCGGAGATGTTATTGATGGGCGAACCGCTTGTCGACGCAATCGATGGGGAACAAGCCAGCGACGATGAAAAGAGTCTTGATCGTTGGACAAGTTTGTACCATTTGCTTTTCCAGAGTGTCGATTTTCGATATCTCCAGTAG
- a CDS encoding DUF1501 domain-containing protein: MMLTNSLSRRHALKSLGCGFGFLSAAALANQQAQANPEALAKLQAGGGPLNPLAPQLPHFAARAKRVIFVFMQGGPSHVDTFDYKPLLEKKDGESHVFDDARVLAKTKKITKHRVFRSPWKFKQHGECGQSVSELFPEIAKHVDDLCFLKGMHTDGVAHGPSTLFLHTGSINLIRPSVGSWVLYGLGSENENLPGFVTIQPSMGNGGPRNYSNAFLPAHLQGTAVGRAGVSAEQAKIRNLQNHILAADDQRQQFEQLRQLNRLQLAGQPGADELDAVIQSYELAWRMQQNAPDTLDISQEPEHVQKMYGIGEKGTDDFGRQCLMARRMAEAGVRYIQVNYGDNTNNPRWDQHSNIERHQTHAFNTDKPVAGLLADLKQRGLLEDTLVWWGGEFGRTPYAQANGTGRDHNPYGFTIFLAGGGVKAGFSHGQTDPFGHHAIQGKVHMHDWHATLLHLLGMDHERLTYMHNGRPFRLTDVHGEVVHEILA, from the coding sequence ATGATGCTGACGAACTCGCTATCCCGACGTCACGCCTTGAAATCACTCGGCTGTGGATTTGGATTCCTGTCGGCCGCCGCATTGGCCAACCAGCAAGCTCAAGCCAATCCCGAGGCTTTGGCAAAACTGCAGGCAGGCGGCGGACCGCTGAATCCGCTTGCCCCTCAGTTGCCTCATTTTGCCGCGCGTGCCAAGCGAGTGATCTTTGTTTTTATGCAGGGTGGGCCCAGCCATGTCGATACGTTCGACTACAAACCTCTTTTGGAAAAGAAGGACGGCGAATCGCATGTGTTTGACGATGCCAGAGTCCTCGCCAAAACAAAAAAGATAACCAAACATCGTGTCTTTCGGTCTCCTTGGAAATTCAAACAGCACGGGGAATGTGGGCAGTCGGTGTCTGAGTTGTTTCCCGAAATCGCAAAGCACGTGGATGACCTTTGCTTCTTAAAGGGGATGCATACCGACGGGGTTGCCCATGGTCCTTCAACATTGTTTCTGCATACGGGATCGATTAACTTGATCCGCCCATCTGTCGGGTCATGGGTGCTGTATGGTCTGGGAAGTGAAAACGAAAACCTGCCGGGGTTTGTGACCATCCAGCCCTCGATGGGCAATGGTGGCCCGCGAAACTACAGCAACGCCTTTTTGCCCGCGCATCTGCAAGGGACGGCTGTGGGCCGAGCCGGCGTTTCCGCCGAACAAGCGAAGATCCGGAACCTGCAAAATCATATTCTTGCGGCGGACGATCAGCGTCAGCAATTTGAACAACTGAGGCAACTAAATCGCCTGCAGTTAGCCGGCCAGCCAGGGGCGGATGAACTGGATGCGGTTATTCAGTCCTACGAGCTGGCTTGGCGGATGCAGCAAAATGCTCCGGACACGCTGGACATTTCACAGGAACCCGAACATGTTCAGAAAATGTACGGGATCGGCGAAAAGGGAACCGACGATTTTGGCCGGCAATGTCTGATGGCCAGGCGGATGGCGGAAGCGGGAGTCCGTTACATCCAGGTCAATTATGGAGACAACACCAACAACCCTCGGTGGGATCAGCACTCCAATATCGAACGGCATCAGACCCATGCCTTTAATACCGATAAACCGGTCGCAGGCCTGCTTGCTGACTTGAAACAACGGGGGCTGCTTGAAGACACTTTGGTCTGGTGGGGTGGCGAATTTGGGCGTACCCCGTATGCTCAAGCTAATGGAACAGGGCGTGACCATAATCCCTATGGATTTACGATCTTTCTGGCTGGTGGCGGCGTCAAAGCTGGCTTTAGTCATGGGCAGACCGATCCGTTTGGGCATCATGCGATCCAGGGAAAGGTGCACATGCACGATTGGCACGCCACGCTGTTGCATTTATTAGGAATGGACCATGAACGCCTGACCTATATGCACAACGGTCGCCCCTTCCGTTTGACCGATGTGCATGGGGAAGTCGTTCACGAAATCTTGGCTTGA